The DNA window GTGATACGAGAATTTAAATAGTTTTATTTTTAACGAACAGCTTGTAAGGCTAATGGCAGTGAAAATGAACATCTTACTTTCATTCCTCTTTGCTCTCCGGGAATCCAATCTCCATATTTAAGCAATACCCGAACTGCCTCTTCATCAAGACCGTAACCTAGGCCTTTTAATATCTTCGGCTCAACTATCTGTCCTTCTTTATCAATAACAAAATTGAGAATTATTTTTCCCTGTACCTTATTCTTAAACGACTCGTTGGTGTAATTGAAATTTTTTCCAATAAACGTGTAAAAATCTTGCATACCTTTTTTTGGAAATGGTCTTTTTTCCATCTCAAAATAATCTGTTTTCGTGCCATCAGAAAAAACTCTAGTTCCCGAAATGAACTTACCGTTTTCATACTTTTCTTTGTAAAAAGCGTTTAGCTTGAAATCTTTTCCTTCAAAGACACCATCTTTATAACCATCCTTGTAAGATCCGGTTTCCAGAAAACTCGCTTTATCCCCACAAGAATAGAATCCATTACCATTTTCAATTAAGTGATTATTGTTTTCATCCCAATATTGAATTAACCTATAATGTTTGCCCGGTATTTCATAATTCCCCGTATATTCTCCTTCTTCTCTTTTATTGCCATTTTCATACCAACTTATGGACTTACCTGTTGGCCTTCCATTCACATAAGTTGAAACACTTTGTTTATTACCGTTTTCGTAATAATTTAATTTCTCTCCGTTCGGAGACCCACCATCTTTACCATTAAGGATAGATTCTTCTTTTAGTTGATTGTTTTTATAATAAACCAAAACCTTATATTCTTTTTGATCCAAATAATAATCTTTGACTATTCGATAATATTTAGAATTTTCTTGGGACGTTTCAGTCCAAGTAGAGTCAAGGTAAATTTTCTTGTCGTTGGGAGAAAGTTGCGCAATACAAAGTTTTGAAACTAAAAGGAATAGAATAGCAAATAGTTTGGTCTTCATTAAATATAATCTTTAGACTACAAACATACTAATTTCAAAAATATATACTCAAAATTTTGTATTATTTTTTTTGCAACCACAAAT is part of the Flavobacterium nackdongense genome and encodes:
- a CDS encoding energy transducer TonB, which produces MKTKLFAILFLLVSKLCIAQLSPNDKKIYLDSTWTETSQENSKYYRIVKDYYLDQKEYKVLVYYKNNQLKEESILNGKDGGSPNGEKLNYYENGNKQSVSTYVNGRPTGKSISWYENGNKREEGEYTGNYEIPGKHYRLIQYWDENNNHLIENGNGFYSCGDKASFLETGSYKDGYKDGVFEGKDFKLNAFYKEKYENGKFISGTRVFSDGTKTDYFEMEKRPFPKKGMQDFYTFIGKNFNYTNESFKNKVQGKIILNFVIDKEGQIVEPKILKGLGYGLDEEAVRVLLKYGDWIPGEQRGMKVRCSFSLPLALQAVR